The DNA segment ACCATTGCTTTTGATATGGATACAGAGTTATCTCAATTTGGTGTGTTTGGCGTATATATTAAACAGGGCTACAATATCTGTGCTGGGTACATTGACCCTAGTGACTGGTCTGGTATTCATAGGGGATACAAAGAATTAGTTGAACTATATGAGAACTGTAAAGGCAAAGCAACCTTTACTTATGTATTAACTGGAGAAGGGGATACGCTTACATTCTCGTTAGATCAAAAGGGTGCTCTAACGATGGAGATTAACATCTGTACCATTTATAATTACAAATGTAATATGACTATTGAAATTTTAGATCAAACGTATTTACCAAAGTTTATTGAGTTCTTTAAAGTGTTTTTAGAGAAAGGGCCGAAATAAAAAGAGTCGCGTCTTTAAGATGCGACTCTTTTTTGTACCCAGTTTCTATATACAATTATTTTGTAACAACTTTAAGATCTACAGGGATTTTAGCTTCTACAGCTTCGCCTTTGATAACTTTTTGAGCTGTATCAATAGCGATTTTACCCATTTGGTCTGGTTGTTGAGCAATTGTTGCAGCCAATGTGCCGTCTTTAACAGCTTTGTCTGCATCAGCAGTACCGTCAAAGCCTACGATGAAGATTGTTTTGCCTGCGGATTTAGCTGCTTGGATAGCGCCCAATGCCATTTCGTCGTTATGAGCGAAGATAGCTTGTACGTCAGGGTTAGCTTGCAAAATGTTTGTTGCTACGTTCAAACCTTTTGTACGGTCGAAGTCAGCACTTTGTTTTGCTACTACTGTTAAGTCTTTGTCAGCTACGTTGTGGAAACCTTGGCCACGTTCACGTGTTGCGGAAGCACCAGGGATACCTTCGATTTCAGCTACTTTTGCAGCTTTGCCTACTTTATCAACGATAAGTTGTGCAGCCATTTCGCCACCTTTTACGTTATCGGAAGCGATGTGAGCTACTACTTTGCCTTTGTCAGCAGAGCGGTCAACAGTGATTACAGGAATGTTTTTAGCATTTGCTGCTTCTACGGAAGTAGAGATAGCTGCAGAGTCTACAGGGTTGATGATCAATACGGAAACGCCGCTTTCAAGTAAGTCGGAAATATCGTTTGCTTGTTTAGCTGGGTCGTTTTGAGCATCAACGATTTTAACTTTAAGACCAAGCGCTTTAGCTTGAGCCTCAACGCCTTCCTTCATAGTTACGAAGAATGGGTTGTTCAATGTGGAAACAGAGAAGCCGATCGTGCCGGATTTTTTGTCGCCGCCGTTATCAGCGCTTTTACCACAGCCTGCTACAAGACCGATAACCATAACGGCCATCGCCAACAGTAACAATAGTTTTTTCATAGGAACCTCCTAGGCTTTCTTGCGGTCTGCAAGAACCGCCAATAAAATGACAATACCTTTTACAACTTGTTGATAGAAACTGGAAACGTCGAGAATATTTAACCCGTTGTTGAGGGTACCGATAATGAGGGCACCGATTAATGTGCCAATGATATGACCACGGCCACCAGCAAGGCTTGTGCCGCCAAGAACTACGGCTGCGATAGCGTCAAGTTCATAGCCTGCACCTGCTGTAGGTTGTGCAGAGTTAAGACGAGATGTGATGATTGCACCAGCGATACCACAGAGCATACCAGTCAAGGCATATACGAAGATTTTAACGCGGTCAATCTTGATACCAGCAATGTAACTTACCTTTTCACTACCACCTACGGCGTATGTTTTACGGCCTAAGGATGTACGGCTCAATACGAACCAGAGTATGATGAAAGCAAGGAACATTGTGATAGCTGGAACTGGAAGGCCTGCAATATCCCCTTGGCCAAAGCCGTGGAATAGAGGGTCTTGGGTAAGACCGGAGATTGGGTTACCGTCTGTGAATACTAGCGTCGCACCACGGTAGATTGTCATGGTCGCCAAGGTAGCAATAAATGGAGCTACGCGGCCATAGGTAATAACGAGACCGTTAATACCGCCCAATACAAGGCCTGCACCGGCGGCTAATACGATCGCCAATACAGGGTCAGTACCAGTTACGATGAGGTTGGCCATCACGGCACTGGAGAGGGCGAGGATGGAACCAACGGATAAGTCGATACCGCCAGTTAAGATGACGAAGGTCATACCAAAGGCGATGATCGCATTGATGGATACTTGGCGCAACAAGTTACGCAAGTTAGAGAATTCAAGGAAACTGTCGTTCATGACAGAGATAATTACAAATAATAGGATGAGGCCGATGAGGGGGCCTAATTTTTTTACATATTGTAGAGCTTTGCTGTCCATTATTGTCCTCCTGTGGCTAATGTCATAATCGATTCTGGTGTTGCATCGCTGCGGTCCAAGATACCTGCTACGCGGCCTTCATGAATAACCATAACGCGGTCGCTCATGCCTAGCACTTCAGGTAACTCAGAGGACACCATGATAATGGACACACCATCGTTTGTTAATTCATTCATTAAATCATAAATATCACGTTTCGCGCCGATATCGATACCGCGCGTCGGTTCGTCCATGATGATAATGGATGGCTTTTTACCAACCCATTTTGCGATAACCACCTTTTGTTGGTTACCACCGGATAAGGACGATGCTGGTTCGTGAATAGATTGTGTTTTAACGCCTAGTTTTTTAGACAATTCGTCAGCAAAGGAATTGAGCTTGCCGCTATCAAGTACATGAGATGGGCAAATGTCATCAAGGTTCGGCAATGTAATATTGGAACCGATGGAGAAATCGAGGATCAAGCCTTCACTTTTTCTATTTTCTGTGATGAAAGCAATGCCAGCTTTGATGGCATCTTCTGGTTTTTTACAGTTGAGAACGGAGCCGTTTACTGTTACGGTACCGCCATTGTGTTTATCTACACCGAAGATGGCGCGCATGATTTCTGTACGGCCAGCGCCCATAAGGCCTGCTACGCCAAGGATTTCACCTTTGCGCAAGGAGAAGGAAATGTCGTTGTCGAAACCTTCAGGTTTGAGGTTATCAACACTCATCACTACTTCGCCTGGTGTTGTGGTGCGAGCAGGGTAGAACTCGTCAATAGAACGGCCTACCATGTGGCGTACCACTTCGTCTACAGAAATCTCAGATGTTGGTTTAGTGATGATGGTGTGACCATCACGCATAACCGTAATCTTATCGCATTCGCTAAATACCTCTTCCATACGGTGAGAGATATACACGATAGCAACGCCGCGGGCTTTCATTTTGCGCATCATTTTGAACAATGTCGCCGTTTCACGCTCGGTAAGGGCTGCTGTCGGTTCGTCCATGATGACAACCTTTGCATCTAACATCAAGATGCGAAGGATTTCCGTCATTTGTTGATGACCAACGGAGCAAAGGCCCGCCTCAGTAGTGAGCGGCAATTCGATGCCTAGTTCTCGGCATGTATTTTCCGCCTCAGCGAGCATCGCTTTTTTATCGAGCATGCCAAATTTATTGCGCTTTGGTCGCATTAAATATAGATTTTCTAATAATGTTAGATTTGGCCAAATGTTGAGCTCTTGGTGGATGAAAGCCACACCGTTTAGCTCGGCCTCTCTCGGGTTCGGGAAGGTGCGCTCTACGCCGTCGATGGTGATAGTACCAGCGTCTGCCTTGTGAATACCCGTAAGGATATTCATGAGTGTGGACTTGCCGGCCCCATTTTCGCCCATCAAGGCGTGAACCTCGCCCTCCTTGAGGGTAATACTAACATCGCGCAGAACTTGGTTCGTACCAAATGCCTTTGCAATGCCTGACATAACAATTTCCATAACTACTCCTATATGATTGGTGAAAGTATCGTTTACACTTATGTGCTGCGTTTTGTATGCGATTATCCTACGGACGGTCGCTGAAAATACAATCGGCGCGCAAGATAATGTTGGCATACGGAGACGCTTCACCAGTTCTAATAATGCATTTGCATTGTTTTGTAGCTTCTTTGAAAGCTTCATGGCTTGTTTCGATCCATTCATATTGATCGGATGGGAAGGTAGACTCCAAGAAGTTGTAAGCCTTTGGATTATTTTCTTTAATTTCTGTTGCCACATGAACTGCTTCGGATTTCATATGCTTAGCGATGACGGATACTACTTGCTCAAAGCTTGGTACACCAAAATCTAAGGCTAAGTCAAT comes from the Veillonella dispar genome and includes:
- the rbsB gene encoding ribose ABC transporter substrate-binding protein RbsB — encoded protein: MKKLLLLLAMAVMVIGLVAGCGKSADNGGDKKSGTIGFSVSTLNNPFFVTMKEGVEAQAKALGLKVKIVDAQNDPAKQANDISDLLESGVSVLIINPVDSAAISTSVEAANAKNIPVITVDRSADKGKVVAHIASDNVKGGEMAAQLIVDKVGKAAKVAEIEGIPGASATRERGQGFHNVADKDLTVVAKQSADFDRTKGLNVATNILQANPDVQAIFAHNDEMALGAIQAAKSAGKTIFIVGFDGTADADKAVKDGTLAATIAQQPDQMGKIAIDTAQKVIKGEAVEAKIPVDLKVVTK
- a CDS encoding ABC transporter permease, with translation MDSKALQYVKKLGPLIGLILLFVIISVMNDSFLEFSNLRNLLRQVSINAIIAFGMTFVILTGGIDLSVGSILALSSAVMANLIVTGTDPVLAIVLAAGAGLVLGGINGLVITYGRVAPFIATLATMTIYRGATLVFTDGNPISGLTQDPLFHGFGQGDIAGLPVPAITMFLAFIILWFVLSRTSLGRKTYAVGGSEKVSYIAGIKIDRVKIFVYALTGMLCGIAGAIITSRLNSAQPTAGAGYELDAIAAVVLGGTSLAGGRGHIIGTLIGALIIGTLNNGLNILDVSSFYQQVVKGIVILLAVLADRKKA
- a CDS encoding sugar ABC transporter ATP-binding protein, translating into MEIVMSGIAKAFGTNQVLRDVSITLKEGEVHALMGENGAGKSTLMNILTGIHKADAGTITIDGVERTFPNPREAELNGVAFIHQELNIWPNLTLLENLYLMRPKRNKFGMLDKKAMLAEAENTCRELGIELPLTTEAGLCSVGHQQMTEILRILMLDAKVVIMDEPTAALTERETATLFKMMRKMKARGVAIVYISHRMEEVFSECDKITVMRDGHTIITKPTSEISVDEVVRHMVGRSIDEFYPARTTTPGEVVMSVDNLKPEGFDNDISFSLRKGEILGVAGLMGAGRTEIMRAIFGVDKHNGGTVTVNGSVLNCKKPEDAIKAGIAFITENRKSEGLILDFSIGSNITLPNLDDICPSHVLDSGKLNSFADELSKKLGVKTQSIHEPASSLSGGNQQKVVIAKWVGKKPSIIIMDEPTRGIDIGAKRDIYDLMNELTNDGVSIIMVSSELPEVLGMSDRVMVIHEGRVAGILDRSDATPESIMTLATGGQ
- the rbsD gene encoding D-ribose pyranase, with translation MQRHGILNSHIAKVLADLGHTDTICISDCGLPVPEGVQKIDLALDFGVPSFEQVVSVIAKHMKSEAVHVATEIKENNPKAYNFLESTFPSDQYEWIETSHEAFKEATKQCKCIIRTGEASPYANIILRADCIFSDRP